A region from the Onychostoma macrolepis isolate SWU-2019 chromosome 18, ASM1243209v1, whole genome shotgun sequence genome encodes:
- the eif3m gene encoding eukaryotic translation initiation factor 3 subunit M: MSVPAFIDITEEDQASELRAYLKSKGAEISEENSEGGLHVDLAQIIEACDVCLKDDDKDVESVMNSIVSLLLILETEKQEALIESLCEKLVKFREGERPSLRMQLLSNLFHGMDENTPVRHNVYCSLIKVAATCNAIAFIPTDLDQVRKWITDWNLNTERKHTLLRLVYEALVECKKSEAAAKVMVELLGSYTEDNASQARVDAHRCIVRALKDPNTYLFDHLLALKPVRFLEGELIHDLLTIFVSAKLAAYVKFYQSNKDFIESLGLSHEQNMAKMRLLTFMGMAVEMKEILFDTMQQELQLGAEDVEAFVIDAVRTKMVYCKIDQTQRKVVVSHSTHRTFGKQQWQQLYDTLSSWKQNLATVKTSLQTLSPSA, translated from the exons atgagtgTGCCGGCGTTTATTGATATAACGGAGGAGGATCAG GCGTCAGAGCTCCGGGCCTATTTGAAGTCTAAAGGAGCTGAGATCTCTGAGGAGAATTCAGAAGGAGGTCTGCACGTCGATCTGGCGCAGATCATCGAAGCCTGTGATGTCTGCCTCAAAGAcgatgacaaag ATGTGGAGAGTGTGATGAACAGCATCGTCTCCCTGTTGCTGATTCTGGAGACGGAGAAACAGGAAGCTCTCATTGAGAGTTTATGTGAGAAGCTGGTGAAGTTTCGTGAGGGTGAGCGGCCCTCGCTCAGGATGCAGCT CTTGAGCAATCTGTTCCATGGTATGGATGAGAACACACCGGTGAGACACAATGTGTACTGCAGTCTGATTAAAGTTGCGGCCACCTGCAATGCCATTGCATTCATACCTACAGACCTGGACCAG GTGCGCAAGTGGATCACAGACTGGAATCTGAATACAGAGAGGAAACACACTCTGCTCCGTCTGGTGTATGAAGCGCTGGTCGAGTGCAAGAAGAG TGAAGCTGCAGCTAAAGTGATGGTGGAGTTACTGGGAAGTTACACAGAGGACAATGCTTCACAAGCCCGAGTGGATGCACACAG GTGCATCGTCCGTGCCCTGAAAGACCCAAACACCTATCTGTTCGACCATCTCCTAGCCTTGAAACCAGTGCGTTTCCTGGAGGGAGAGCTCATCCACGAT CTCCTGACTATCTTTGTCAGTGCAAAGCTTGCTGCATATGTGAAGTTTTACCAGAGCAACAAAGACTTCATCGAGTCTCTCG GTTTGTCTCATGAGCAGAACATGGCAAAAATGAGGCTGTTGACCTTCATGGGCATGGCGGTAGAGATGAAGGAGATCTTGTTTGACACCATGCAGCAGGAGCTGCAGCTTGGTGCTGAAGATGTGGAGGCCTTCGTCATTGACG CTGTTCGGACCAAAATGGTTTATTGCAAGATCGACCAGACACAGCGGAAGGTTGTGGTGAG CCACAGCACACACCGCACCTTTGGCAAACAGCAGTGGCAGCAGCTGTATGACACACTGAGCTCCTGGAAACAGAATCTGGCTACCGTGAAGACCAGCCTTCAGACGCTCTCTCCCTCTGCCTGA